A single window of Amphiura filiformis chromosome 17, Afil_fr2py, whole genome shotgun sequence DNA harbors:
- the LOC140136841 gene encoding uncharacterized protein → MHTLRKILEIGVNRPYDAKIIGGALWFLAHGNKYFCSGATAKPDFLIKHRSSGKFFHGEHPGNNTNIVLHSDQHNRMQWTFEEIDGHWGYIKHVSSGKIIHPYGGSLQPKNGTNLVLHSDRHYGALFALDAVNDRIMHQGGRFAHPKDGSPNPPNDMQVVLHSDVHPAMRFQFVSTTDPNKEVLIYGIPTMAGSWEIINSVQNPMAEHTVELQVKYGKSKTVSGKSIFQYKWEASVGVMFEIFKASASQSFQHMSEQASSATWSEETTKTRTIKVKPGQTVVTWQYVFDVSQNESSRFFRSNLLADTESDQVPPGDSYYTV, encoded by the exons ATGCATACGCTCCGGAAGATTTTAGAAATCGGGGTTAACCGTCCATATGATGCCAAAATTATTGGGGGTGCACTATGGTTCTTGGcccatggtaacaaatatttttgTTCCGGAGCCACTGCAAAGCCAGATTTCCTTATCAAGCATCGTTCGAGTGGAAAATTCTTCCACGGGGAACACCCTGGAAATAATACCAATATAGTCCTGCATTCAGATCAACATAATAGAATGCAATGGACCTTCGAAGAAATCGACGGTCATTGGGGGTACATCAAGCATGTCTCCAGTGGAAAGATTATTCACCCATATGGAGGAAGCTTGCAACCAAAGAACGGTACCAATCTTGTGCTTCACAGTGATCGTCATTACGGAGCTTTGTTCGCACTTGACGCTGTTAATGACCGTATCATGCACCAAGGCGGGAG ATTCGCTCACCCTAAAGATGGGAGCCCTAACCCGCCGAATGACATGCAGGTTGTGCTACACTCAGATGTTCACCCCGCCATGCGTTTTCAGTTTGTTTCGACAACAGATCCCAACAAGGAGGTACTTATTTACGGCATCCCGACAATGGCAGGTTCCTGGGAGATTATCAACAGTGTCCAGAATCCAATGGCGGAACACACTGTTGAACTTCAAGTCAAGTATGGGAAGTCCAAAACAGTTAGTGGCAAGTCAATCTTCCAGTACAAATGGGAGGCGTCGGTTGGtgttatgtttgaaatatttaagGCGTCTGCATCTCAGTCTTTCCAGCACATGTCGGAACAGGCATCATCCGCCACCTGGAGTGAAGAAACCACCAAGACAAGGACAATAAAAG TCAAGCCCGGACAGACGGTTGTGACATGGCAGTACGTATTTGATGTGAGTCAGAACGAGAGCAGTAGGTTCTTTAGGAGTAACCTGCTTGCTGATACTGAAAGTGACCAGGTGCCGCCAGGGGATTCGTATTACACCGTGTAA